Proteins encoded in a region of the bacterium genome:
- a CDS encoding MBL fold metallo-hydrolase: MTGQRLKGPLGGARPRGQAGPAGLILRDVAPDIRQMRVPLDTGIDHNNVYLVREDPGWCVFDTGMDSQAVRDLWTAALSGPLSDGISRIVVSHHHPDHLGLAAWLQEMTGAPVYVRPEELRAAQGMGLSDLTAETAVREYFLRKGMPSADVERTIEEQMRSFYACAIPRDTRTVEHGQRMTVGRYVFEALVAGGHSVAQIALYDPAGKILLAGDQMLEWITSNVGLWPFGDRAPLGNHFRALDEIAARDIRIVLPGHHNVYRTDGSLPEKLRAHHRTMLSTVRDGLKGRMTGFELAQVVFGRRHDLLHRILALVETLAHLQWLEGEGSVARHDGPRLSYYERVTR, encoded by the coding sequence ATGACCGGACAGCGCCTCAAAGGCCCGTTGGGCGGAGCGCGTCCGCGCGGGCAGGCGGGCCCGGCCGGGCTCATCCTGCGGGATGTCGCCCCCGACATCCGGCAGATGCGCGTGCCGCTGGATACGGGTATCGACCACAACAATGTCTACCTGGTCCGCGAGGATCCGGGGTGGTGCGTCTTCGACACGGGGATGGACTCGCAGGCCGTACGGGACCTCTGGACGGCCGCGCTCTCCGGGCCGCTCTCGGACGGAATAAGCCGCATCGTCGTGTCCCACCACCATCCCGACCACCTGGGACTTGCCGCCTGGCTTCAGGAGATGACCGGCGCGCCGGTCTACGTTCGCCCCGAGGAGCTTCGGGCGGCGCAGGGGATGGGACTTTCGGATCTCACGGCGGAAACCGCGGTCCGGGAGTACTTTCTCCGCAAGGGGATGCCTTCCGCGGACGTCGAGCGGACGATCGAGGAGCAGATGCGGTCGTTCTACGCGTGCGCGATCCCACGAGACACCCGGACGGTCGAGCACGGGCAGCGCATGACGGTCGGCCGGTACGTCTTCGAGGCCCTCGTGGCGGGCGGGCACAGCGTGGCGCAGATCGCCCTGTACGACCCGGCGGGGAAGATCCTGCTGGCCGGCGACCAGATGCTCGAGTGGATCACCTCGAATGTCGGGCTGTGGCCCTTCGGGGACAGGGCGCCGCTCGGGAACCACTTTCGCGCCCTCGACGAAATCGCCGCGCGGGACATCCGGATCGTGCTCCCCGGGCACCACAACGTCTACCGGACCGATGGGAGCCTCCCCGAAAAGCTGCGTGCGCATCACCGGACAATGCTGTCGACCGTGCGCGACGGGCTCAAAGGGAGAATGACCGGATTCGAGCTCGCCCAGGTCGTGTTCGGGAGGCGGCACGACCTGCTCCACAGGATTCTCGCCCTGGTCGAGACCCTTGCGCACCTGCAATGGCTCGAGGGCGAAGGGTCCGTGGCCCGGCACGACGGTCCTCGCCTCTCGTACTACGAAAGGGTGACCCGATGA